A stretch of DNA from Acidobacteriota bacterium:
CCTTCGTCGAGGTCGGCCGCGAGGCGGGTGTCGGCCGTACGCCGAAGAGCGGGATGAGCGCGACGTTCGGCGACGTCTTCAACGACGGCCGCCTGTCGATCTACAAGACGAACATCTCCGAGCCGGGCATCCTGGTGCAGGGCAACGACCTGTGGGTGCCGCAGGCGCCGCCGTCGCCCGACGCGCGGCCGGTGTATGAGGACATGGCGACGGTGATGGGCGTCCGTCTGGGAGGCTGGAGTTGGGGCGCCGTGTTCGGCGACCTGAACAACGACGGCTGGCAAGATCTCTTCCTCGCGAACGGCTACGTGTCGGCTGCCGATCGCAGGAGCTACTGGTACGACTTCTCGCAGATTGCCGTGGGGCACACGCGCATCATCAGCGACGCCAGGAACTGGCCCGCCATGCACGGCCGTAGCCTGTCGGGCTATCAGCGGTCGCACGTCTGGATCAACGACGGTGCCGGGCGCTTCCTCGACGTGGCTCCCGCTGTCGGCGTCATGGACACGTTCGACGGCCGTGCCGTCGCGTTCGCCGACCTGTCGAACACCGGCACGCTCGACGTGCTCGTCGCCAACCAGCGCGGCCCGCTGCTGATCTACAGGAACACCGTGGCGCCAGGTCGACACTGGCTGGGCGTTGCGCTCGAAGGGACGGTCAGCAACCGCAGCGCGATTGGCGCGAGCGTCACGGTGTACTGGAACGGGCGGCATCAAGTGCAGGTGGTGGATGGGGGCACCGGCTTCAGTGCGCAGGGCCAGCGCGCATTGCACTTCGGGCTCGGCACGTCAGCGACCGTCGACCGCGTGGTGGTCCGCTGGCCGTCCGGGCGCGTCCAGACCATCGAACAGCCTGCGGTGGATCGGCTGATGCACGTGACGGAGCCCGCACGATGACGGCGCTGGTCCCTGCCTCCGTGCCGCCACTCATCGCACCGCGCTCGCGCTGGGCCGCCATGCTGTCGAGCAGGTTCCTGCCGCCGATCTTGATCACGCTGCTGCTGATTCCGGCCCAGCTGATCTTCGGCATCCTGATCTCGTTCCAGGGTACGGCCCTGGCCATCCTCGTGTCGATGGGAGGCGAGATCGTGCTTGGACGAATGGTCCTCGGTCACTGGCCCAATCTGGCGAGTTCGTACATGAGCGGGATCAGCGTGGGGATCCTCCTGCGATCGCCGTTCCTCTGGCCGTACGCGCTCGCCAGCCTCCTGTCGACCTCGTCCAAGTACGCGGTGCGCTTCAAGGGGCGGCACCTGTTCAATCCGTCGAACTTCGGCGTGAGCGCGCTCGTGCTGCTTGCGCCGAACGCGACGTCGATTCTCGGTAATCAGTGGGGCAACCACCTCGGGCCGATGATCCTCATCTGGGTCATCGGCATCGCCATCGCCTGGCGTGCGCGCCGGCTCGATGTCAGCCTCGCCTACGTCGCGGCGTTCGTCGTGTTCGCGTCCGCACGCAGTGTCATGGATGGCACGCCGTGGCTGGCAGCGGTGGCGCCGATCACCGGGCCGATGTATCAGCTCTACATCTGCCTCATGATCACCGACCCGCGCACGACGCTCAGCACGCCGCGCGGTCGGGTGGTCGTCGTTGTGGTTGTCGCCCTGGTCGAAATGCTCATGCGACAGTTCGACGTCGTCAACGCCCCGTTCTACGCGTTGTTCGTGGTGGGCGTGCCGGCGCTGGCGCTCGAGTTGTGGTGGAAGGATCGGAAGAGGACTCGGCCTGCCGGCTGATTCGGCGGCACGTCTTTGGGGAGGCACCACGTCGCGTCGGCGTGGCGCTGCCGGCACGTCGTCGAGCTTGCGGGTCGATACCGACGACATCATGGACACCGACCCTGGTGCCGGACACGATGGTGTGCCCCGAACGGACGCCGGGCAGACGGATCAGGACGGACTGTGATGGCGTGGACACGGACTCATCACCTTGCAGGGTGTGACCAGGCGATCCTGTTGACTTCCACGAGACCGTGTTGGGCCCGCGCGATGGGACGCGAACGGGCGGAAGCGAGTCCTGCAACCACGGCCCACAAGGAGTCGCGCTCATCGGCGGTGAACTCCTCGGTGAGCGCGAGGATCTCGCCGTCGGGCAGCGGCGTCTGCCGACGCCGGAACGTGGCGCGAATCGCAGCCACCAATGCGTCACCGTCGAAGGCCACGCGCCGGGCCGCCATCGCGACGTCGGTGAAGTCCTCCATGCGATATGTGGAGTGATTTCAACACGATTGCCTCAAGCTGAGCGCACCTCCTGTATCGCCCTTCGCTCAAGTCGATACTGCCCGTATCGGGTATACTTCTAGGAGTCGGACTCGTAGATGACCGTCTTGAAGCGCAAGGACTTCGCCCGTTGGCAGGCTGGAGAGAAGGACGCCTTGTACAACGCCGCCAAGGAGATGGAGAACGGCCTGATCGACGCCGATCGGGGCGGCCTCCTGTACAGGACGCGCGTGATTCGATCTGGTGGCGGCAAGAGTGGCGGGTACCGGACCATACTCTCGGCCCGGATCGGCAAGCGCTACGTGTTCCTGCATGGTTTCGCGAAGAAGGACAAGGCCAACATCGCATCAGGAGGAGAAGAAGACCCTGCAGTTCGCCGGCAAGGTATTCCTGGAACTCTCTCCTGCAGACCTGGCGAAGGCGCTGCAGGCGGCATACTGGTGGAGGTGCATTGTGTCCCGCAAACTCATTGAGTCTCTTCGTGGCGACCTCGCCGCGCTGGAGAAGATCGGTGCCATCAGCAAGGTGACGATGCGGCAGTTCGACGCGATTTGCCCTCCGCCCGTACGAGAGTTCACTGCGGCGGACATCAAGCGGCTGCGCGAGCGGCTGAAGTTCAGCCAGCCCGTGTTCGCACACCTGCTGCACACGACGGCTTCGACCGTCCGCAAGTGGGAGCAGGGCGACACGCGGCCGGCTGGACCCGCGTTGAAGCTGCTGAACGTGATCGCGGACAAGGGGCTGAAAGCCGTCTTGTAGGACTGACAGGCCTGCAGCAGCGTGTAGTCAAGTCAGGCACCCGCGACCGAAGCCCTTGCACCAGGGACATAGACATGTTGACCACATTGCGGATCAAGAACTTCAAGGCATGGAAGGACACTGGCGAGGTTAGACTCGCGCCGCTCACGGTGGTGTTCGGCGCCAATAGCGCCGGCAAGAGCAGCCTGGGCCATCTGCTGCTCGCCCTCAAGCAGACCGCATCCTCCGCTGATCGGCGCCGTGCACTGCACACGGGGGATGAAAGCTCTCTCATAGACCTGGGGACGTTTATCGAGACGCTGCATGGGCATGACCAGAAGGCGATGCTCGAATTCCACCTCGGATGGACGATCCCCGGCCAACTGGAGGTGCATAACCCGCTGGACAGAAAGCAAGTCTACCAGGGCAACCGACTCTCACTCACGAGCACAATCGCCGCCGGGGCGAACGAGCAACCCGCGGTTCGGACGGTTCGATATGAGCTTCGCGAAGACGACAGGCCGGTACTGACGGCAAGGCTCTCGAACGAAGGGAGTAGGGTTCAGCTCCGTACTGAGCCTTACAAACTCGTTCATGCCGTAGGTCGCAAGTGGCCGCTCGACCCGCCCGATAAGTTCTACCGGATTTCCGAGCACTCACTTGCGCGCTTCCAGAATGCCGACTTCCTCGCGAGCTTTGCGCTCGAGGTCGAGCGGATGCTCGGGTCGATCAGCTACCTGGGGCCGCTTCGTGAGCGTCCACATCGCACCTACGGCTGGGCGGGCAACACTCCCGAGACTGTTGGCACCAACGGCCAGTACGCCATTGCGTGCATCCTCGCGGCGGAAGCAGCGGGTCGGAGACTCAACCGCAGCAAGGGAAAGCGTCAGCAGTCGTTCACCAGGTTCATTGCGCAATGGCTCGTCGATCTCGGTGTGATCGATAGCTTCACGGTACGCCCAACCGCACCAGGTCGCAGAGACTATGAAGTGAAGGTCAAGACGCGTGGCGAGCACACCGAAGTGGGCCTTCCGGATGTTGGCTTCGGCGTGTCTCAGGTTCTTCCTGCCCTCGTTCAGGCGTTCTATTGCCCGCCGGAGTCGATTGTGTGGATGGAGCAGCCTGAGATTCATCTGCACCCGCAGGTTCAGGCGGAGTTGGCCGACGTGTTCATCTCGGCGGTGCAGGCATACGAGCGGGGACGTCCGCGCAATGTGCAGTTGATCATCGAGACACACTCCGAGCACTTCCTGAACCGGCTCCAACGACGGATCGCTGAACAGGCCCTCGTACCGGAAGACGTCGCGATCTATTTTGCCAAACCCACCTCGACGGGAGCCGCACTGGAGGAGCTGAAAGTGAATCTCCTCGGCGACATCGCCAACTGGCCGGAGAACTTCTTCGGCGACGAGATGGGTGACATCGTGGCGCGCACCGAGGCGGCATCCAGGCGGCGAGCGGCCAGCGAATGACCGTCGTCGTCGACACGAATGTCATCCTGACCGCCAACCGTCAGCATGCTGGCGTGAGCGAGGCGTGTATCGTCTCCTGTGCTCGGAGGCTCCACGAGATCGTGACCGGCGGACGAGTGGTGATCGATGATGAGTACCGCATCCTGAAGGAGTACAAGAACAGAACAACGCCGCATATCGGTAAGCGACCAGGCGATGCATTCGTGAAGTGGCTCTTGCGAAACAACGCCAACGCGGCACGGTGCGATCAGGTGAAGCTCCTCGAGCACGAGCAGCGCGGGTTCGAGAGCTTCCCGGAAGACGACCGGCTGGAGACCTTCGACGCGGCCGACCGCAAGTTCGTGGCCGTGGCGTGCGCACATGCGGGTCGCCCGCCTGTCGCGCAGGCCACGGACTCGAAGTGGATCGATTGGGCGCCCGCGCTTCGCGACCACGGGGTGAACGTCGAGTTCCTGTGCCCGGGGGACATCCAGGGCTTCGACGATAGGAAGAAGCGTCGGAAGGGAAGGGGACGATGATGGAGTTCGTTCGCTTTCCACACACGCCGCACCTGACGTGGCTTGGAGCGGGCAAGCCTCGCCACGACAAGGTCCTGGCTTCCCGGGAAGTGGAGGCTCTGCTCGCTGGTGATGTCATCGTCGAGGAGAAGGTCGATGGTGCGAACCTCGGCTTCTCGGTGGATGAGGACGGCACTATCCGGGGTCAGAATCGAGGCAGCTATCTCGACCTCGATGCCCCGCAGGGGCAGTGGAAGCCACTCAAGCGCTGGCTGTCCACCAGACGCCACGCCCTTGCCCAGGCGCTGGGACCTGAACTCCTGCTCTTTGGCGAATGGTGCTACGCCCGGCACAGCGTGCGGTACACGCACCTGCCTGATTGGTTTCTCGCCTTCGACGTCTACGACCGACGGAAGGGTAGGTTCTGGAGCGTCGACAGGCGCACCGAGTTTACGAAGGCGTTGGACATCCGAACGGTGCCGGAGTTGGGCCGTGGGCGCTACGACGTTGCGCGCTTGACGACACTGCTCGGAAAGTCGCAGGTCACGGATGGCACCCCAGAGGGTCTCTACGTGCGGCGCGAAGTGGGTGGTGTGCTGACGGCCCGCGCCAAACTGGTACGCGCCGAGTTCACGCAGACGATGGACGAGCATTGGTCCAGGCGCCGATTGGAAGAGAATCAACTCGCGACAGGACTCGGAGGGGACGCGAGGGCCTGAATGCCCAGGACGACAAAACCCGCTACCGTGAGCGGGTTCTGCAGAGCACCGTATGGTCCGCCTTCGCGCCTGCGGCGCTTCGACGAGACAACTTTTCGCTGGAGCGCTGTGCGAAGAGTTGGTTGCGGGGGCTCACCCCCGACTGTGTCGGCTTCTCTGTTGGACGGCAGCGTGATCGCTCACTTTCCGCTGCATTTCAAGGAGTTCGCCGATGTACGACCCACGATGGGGTGATGACGCGCGAGAGCGCGAAAGCGGCTCACGCGACCTGAGTCGAGGCGGCCGCAGTGGCACAGATTCCCGCGAGCGGGAGCGGGAACGCGTCGAGCCGCGTGAGGTGTTCGCCGGCCACGTCAGACTGCCTCGTGGTCAGGAACGCGAGCACGTCTGGGTGCGCGAACACAGCCACATGCTCCGTGGCTCGGAGAGCCGCACGCTGGCCTCGGTGGGGGCGTTCCGCGCCATCCCTGCGGACGACCTGCGCGACGCGTTCGACAAACCCCTCGATCCTCGACACGGTGATCTGTGGCACCTCCGCGGGGAAGGCCTCGTACAGACTCACCGGGTCGACCGCGACACCACCGTGGTCACGTTGACGAAGGAAGGGCGTGACCTGCTCGAATCCCACCGTCGCGACCAGGATGCGCCAGACCGCCAGACGTTCACGCACGGCGTGCAGCGCCCGCGCGAGTTGAAGCACGACGCCGAACTGTACCGGGCGTACCTCGAGGAGGCCGAGCATCTGCATGACGCCGGGGCGACCATCCACCGCGTCGTTCTCGAGAACGAGCTGAAGGCCGAGTATCAGGCATTTCTGCAGGAGCCGAATCGCGACCGCGAGGACAGCGATGGACGGCCGGAGCGGAGCCTACTGGAGATCGAAGCCTGGGCGCAGGAACACAGCCTGCCGTGTGACGACCAGGGACACGTTCAGTTCCCGGACCTGCGCATCGAGTACGACATCGACGGCCGCGACGACGTGCGCGATGTCGAGGTCATGACGCCGCACTACCGAGGTGCGCACGCCGCGGGAAAGTCGGGCTCCGGGTTCAGCCTCTACTTCTCCGGTCGCGGGGGTGGTGGGGGAGGGCGTGGTGGCAGTCGTTCACGCGGCTACATGGAGGAGTTCCTCTGATGTTCTTCGACGAACGGGTGCAAGCCGTCGCCAAGAAGGGGTTTACCGAGCGTCAGGCGCGGTTTCTGACGACCGTGATGCTGCACGCTGGTGTCTGCGTTCCGCGTCAGTACGCACGCTTCTGCGGCATCGTGCACGGGCAGAAGACGCGGCAGTTCTTCGCCAAGCTGGTGCGCCTCGGCTACGCGTCGATGCACGACTGCCGCCACAACCGCGCTCGCATCTACCACGTCACCCAGCGCACGCTGTACGCGGCCATCGGCGAGTCTGACAGCGGACTGCGACGACGGCTGACGATCAACCGAGCGATCCAGCGGCTGATGGTGCTCGACGCGATCGTCGAGGATCCCGATCTGATCTGGCTCGCCACAGCCGCCGAGAAGGCCGCGCACCTGTCGGCGCTCACCGGGATCGCACCGACCGAGTTGCCGCACGTGACGATTGGAGATGGCGACACGCGGCAGGTCCGGCTCTTCCCGGAGCGACTCCCCATTGGCATTCACCTCGCCGGCCGAGGTGTCATCGTCTACGTCATCGACCGCCCGGACCTGGACGACTTCCGGGTGTTTCTCGAGCGCCACGCGGCGCTGCTGCGCGCCCTGCCCATCTGGACGCTTCGCATTGTCGTCCCTCCGCACCTTCCGGGCATGGCGGAGCGTGCCAGGCACGCGGTGCAGTACCAGCTGACGGAACCCTTCAGAGACGTCGTCGTCAACGAGATGCGCTGGTACTTCGAGCAGCTTCGATCGTCGTCATCCACCGAGGCCGAGCGCCTTGCGCGGGCGCGCAGGGCATTCGCGTCGTCTCGCGCCCAGGCGATCTATCGATGCTGGAAGCAGGACGGGGAGGCCGCGTTGGTCAGCGTCGGCAGCGATGCCATTCGCAAGGCTGTCGAGGCCGGGAGTGGGAGAGTCGAAGTTCTCGAACTCGGCCATCGGTATGGTCATCTCTCTCCCCTGCTTGCCGTGTCTTGAGTGCCGCTATTCCGGTCGCGGGCCGTTGTTCAGCGGGAACCGTCGGAGGCACAGCTCGACACTGCAGTCTGCTCACAGCCCGGCGACCCAAAGTGATGCGTTGAGGAACACGCCTCTGGTGCCGCGAGTTCAGGGACGTTTTTCGCACCTCCGCCTTCAGGACGGACGGAAGCCGGGTCTCGGTATACTGAAGGGCTACTGTCGCGAGCCAGAGACATGCTCCTAACCATTCGAACGACACACCGACCGGCCACCGATCTGGGCTTCCTGCTGCACAAGCATCCGGAGCATGTCCACTCGCGGGAGTTCCCCTTCGGCAACGCCACCGTCTTCTATCCGGAGGCGACCGAGGAGGCGTGCACGGCTGCCGTTCTGCTCGATGTCGACCCCGTGGCGATGGTTCGCGGGCGCGGCGGCAAGGGTGGCGCAGAGGACCAGTACGTGAACGATCGGCCGTACGTGGCCTCGTCGCTGATCTCGGTTGTTCTGACCCGCTGGTTCAATTCGGCCATTGGCGGCAGATGCGAAAAGAAACCCGAGTTGACGGCCCTGGC
This window harbors:
- a CDS encoding DUF3696 domain-containing protein, with protein sequence MLTTLRIKNFKAWKDTGEVRLAPLTVVFGANSAGKSSLGHLLLALKQTASSADRRRALHTGDESSLIDLGTFIETLHGHDQKAMLEFHLGWTIPGQLEVHNPLDRKQVYQGNRLSLTSTIAAGANEQPAVRTVRYELREDDRPVLTARLSNEGSRVQLRTEPYKLVHAVGRKWPLDPPDKFYRISEHSLARFQNADFLASFALEVERMLGSISYLGPLRERPHRTYGWAGNTPETVGTNGQYAIACILAAEAAGRRLNRSKGKRQQSFTRFIAQWLVDLGVIDSFTVRPTAPGRRDYEVKVKTRGEHTEVGLPDVGFGVSQVLPALVQAFYCPPESIVWMEQPEIHLHPQVQAELADVFISAVQAYERGRPRNVQLIIETHSEHFLNRLQRRIAEQALVPEDVAIYFAKPTSTGAALEELKVNLLGDIANWPENFFGDEMGDIVARTEAASRRRAASE
- a CDS encoding RNA ligase family protein produces the protein MMEFVRFPHTPHLTWLGAGKPRHDKVLASREVEALLAGDVIVEEKVDGANLGFSVDEDGTIRGQNRGSYLDLDAPQGQWKPLKRWLSTRRHALAQALGPELLLFGEWCYARHSVRYTHLPDWFLAFDVYDRRKGRFWSVDRRTEFTKALDIRTVPELGRGRYDVARLTTLLGKSQVTDGTPEGLYVRREVGGVLTARAKLVRAEFTQTMDEHWSRRRLEENQLATGLGGDARA
- a CDS encoding DNA-binding transcriptional regulator — its product is MSRKLIESLRGDLAALEKIGAISKVTMRQFDAICPPPVREFTAADIKRLRERLKFSQPVFAHLLHTTASTVRKWEQGDTRPAGPALKLLNVIADKGLKAVL